The proteins below are encoded in one region of Gopherus flavomarginatus isolate rGopFla2 chromosome 12, rGopFla2.mat.asm, whole genome shotgun sequence:
- the LOC127033162 gene encoding putative olfactory receptor 2B8 translates to MYGKGSWEDGNQSSLGEFILLGVSDRPQLELLLFVLILISYTMTLLGNTTIIVVSWLDPHLHTPMYFFLSNLSFLDLCYTTSVGPQMLVNFRSRRKTISLAGCVAQLYISLSLGCTECLLLAVMAYDRYAAVCQPLRYTAIMSRRLCLQLAATAWLCGFGNSMLQTILTLQLPRCGQNQIKHFLCELPALLKLACVDTSANEAELLASAFYFLLVPLGFILVSYGYIGAPVLRIHSAKGRLKTFNTCISHLAVVSLFYGTAISMYLQPPSSYSQDRGKMVSLFYTMVTPMLNPLIYTLRNKEVHRALCRVLGRILTTQGT, encoded by the coding sequence ATGTATGGCAAAGGGTCATGGGAAGATGGAAACCAAAGCTCCTTGGGGGAATTCATCCTGCTAGGTGTGTCTGACCGGCCACAGTTGGAGCTGCTGCTCTTTGTGCTCATCTTAATCTCCTACACCATGACCTTGCTTGGAAACACCACCATCATCGTGGTCTCCTGGCTAGACCCCCATCTCCACAcgcccatgtatttcttcctcagcaACCTCTCTTTCCTGGACCTGTGCTACACCACCAGCGTTGGCCCCCAGATGCTGGTGAACTTCCGCAGCAGACGCAAAACCATTTCCTTGGCCGGCTGTGTGGCCCAGCTCTACATCTCCCTCTCTCTGGGTTGCAccgagtgcctcctgctggccgtcATGGCCTATGACCGCTATGCCGCTGTCTGCCAGCCGCTGCGCTACACGGCCATCATGAGCCGccgcctctgcctgcagctggcaGCCACCGCCTGGTTGTGCGGCTTCGGCAACTCCATGCTGCAGACCATCCTGACTCTGCAGCTACCCCGGTGTGGACAGAACCAAATCAAGCACTTCCTCTGCGAGCTGCCAGCCCTACTCAAGCTGGCATGTGTCGACACATCTGCCAATGAGGCTGAGCTCCTTGCCAGTGCGTTTTACTTTCTGCTGGTGCCACTAGGATTCATCCTGGTCTCCTACGGCTACATTGGTGCTCCCGTGCTGAGGATTCACTCAGCGAAGGGCAGGCTCAAGACTTTCAACACTTGTATCTCTCATCTAGCTGTGGTGTCACTCTTCTATGGCACAGCCATTTCCATGTATCTACAGCCTCCATCCAGCTACTCCCAGGACAGAGGCAAGATGGTCTCCCTCTTCTACACCATGGTGACACCCATGctcaaccccctcatctacacgctgaggaacaaggaggtgcATAGGGCCCTGTGTAGGGTGCTGGGGAGGATCCTGACCACTCAGGGGACCTGA